From the genome of Capsicum annuum cultivar UCD-10X-F1 chromosome 4, UCD10Xv1.1, whole genome shotgun sequence:
CCTACTATTACCGATGCACTCCCACCCCCAAACTCTTTACCCTAATCtacatcctccacaccttcctgtcaagggtcatgtcctccgtaagctttAACTACTCTACATCATGCCGAATCACCTCCCTttaatatttcttcggtctacctctaccttaGCTAAAACCATTAATAGCCAatgtctcacacctccgtactggaGAATCAGATCCCTTCATCATCACATGCTTGAAACAACATAACCTCACTTCTTAGATCTTGTCCTCCACTAAGAAAattcccaccttctcccaaataatatgattcctcaccctatctttcctagtatgtccacacatccatcgccaCATtttcatctccgccacctttaacttttggatgtgggagttcttaactggccaacactgaTCTCCATAAAACATAGCTGGCTGGACTACCACTTTGTAGAAGTTATCTTTAAGCTTTAGGGGAACcttcatttcaaccaccctgtCCCAATACAATGCGTGACATCCTTGTCAATATCATCATtgccttgaatcatagaccccagatacttgaaaatctccctcttctgaatgacCTGAGAGTCCAACTTTACAACCACTCTAGCCTCCTgcgacacatcactaaacttataCTCTAAGTACTCTATCTTGGTTCTACTTAAtcaaaatcctttagactcaagcgtcTGTCTCCGAATCTCTAACTTTTCATTAACTCCACCCtgagtctcatcaatcagtaccacatcatctgcaaatagcatacaccaaggcacctctccttgaatatgtcgcatcaaaatatccatcaccaaggaaaataaaaataggctaagagtcgatccctagtgTAACCCTATCAAAAATGGAAAGTGACCCAAATTTCCCCCTATCATCCTCACATAGTCTTTTCACTATtatacatatcctgaatcgacctagtgtaaGCCACAGGCACCCTGCTAGCCTTCaagcacctccacaaaatctTCCTGGGAACTCTGACATATACCTTCTCAAGATTAATAAACACCATGCTCAAATCTTTCTTCCTTTCCCAAAATTGcttcactaatctcctcacaaggtgaatggccttagTAGTCGAGTGACCCAGcatgaaaccaaactgattcttagAGATAGTCATGGTATTTCTCATCCTTAACTCTACCactctttcccaaaccttcatagtatgactcaataacttaatacctttATATTTGGTGCAACTCTCGATGTCTTCCTTGTTATTCTACATTGGAATTATCGTACTCAACTTTCACGCTTCAGGCATCTTTATtaccctaaaaataatgttaaacaaccttgtcaacctcTCCAAACTACCTCGCTAAtgctcttccaaaaattcacTGGAATCTCGTTTGGCCTCGTTGCCCTACCCTGCCGCATCCTGCAAATAACTTCCTTGACTTTCTCAACCTTGATATTCCTACAATAACCGTAATCATGACACTCCTCAGATTTCTCAAAGTCACCCAACATGAAACCTTTATCCCCTTCTTTGTTCAAAAGTGTATAGAAATAAGACTGCTACCTCTCCCAAGTGAGGACATCCTTAACCAACACTGCACCATCCTCTCCTTTGATGCACTTTACTTGGTTAAGGTCACAAGCCCTCCTATCCCTAGCCTTGGCTAGCCTATACCACTTTCTATCTTCGCCTATCTCCTCTAAAGCCATATGCAGGCTCTTAAAAGCTGTTGTCTTAGCTGCCATAACTGCTAACGTAGCCTCTCTCCTAGCAACCTTATAATTCTTTTTATTCAACTTTCTTTCCTTAtcatccttgctctcaaccaacttagcataagacaccttcttagactccacaTTTCTCTTAACCTTTTTGTTCCACCACTAGTCTTCTCGATGTTTACCAGATTGAcatctcgagacacccaacatcTCTCTAGCagtctccctaatgcaactggTAGTCATTACCTGCATACTATCCACACCCgctctactctcccaagccccaCCTACTCTTTAACTTCTCCTCTATTTCCAAAGCACTACCCAAACTCAAGCTACCCCACTGAATCCTGGGCCGAGCCTTcatacttctcttctttttgcccttattgataacgaagtccatcaccaacaacctatgctAAGACGaaagattctcgctaggtatgacttAACAGTCTTTACAAAGCTctctatccccttttctaagaagaaaaaaatctatCTGAGTTTTGACCACTGAACTATGAAATATAATAAGGTGTTACTccttctttggaaagctcaaaTTCGCTATCCACAATCCAAAAATCCTataaaaatccaaaagagaagctTCTCATTCATTTCGCTGCCCAAAACTGAAACCTCCAAGCACATTATCATAACCTCTCAACAAAGACCCAATATACCTATTGAAATTCCCTCCCACAAAAAGCTTCTCAGTGCTCGGGATGCTCcccaccacctcatccaaaacctctcATAATTCCTTCTTCTCCTCTTTGTCCAAACCTACTTGCGGAGCGTAGGCACTAATAACGTCCACCATAGACattccaatgaccaacttaatatacatcaacctatcactaactctctttaCCTCTACCCCTGCTCCCTAAGTTTTtgatctactaagatacctaccccatttctatATCTCACGCTACCCGAGTACCACAGCTTATATTGAACTATTAAACTGAGACTCAATTTTTGGATGTAGCATTAGTCAATCCTAAGTTTACTTTAAGTGAAAGATTTTATTACTTCAATTTATATAACTCTAAATACTATAAGATTGAACGAGACTCAATTTGTTGATACAACAGTTAGTCAATTTTATGTTTacctttaatgaaaaaaaattaaattgtttcAATTTATATAACTCTAACTATTATAAGATTGCATTGAGACTTAATTTGCATGTTGAACAATAATTCAATAATGTGTTTGACTTCAGTtgaaaaaatgagttgattcaATTTGTATAACTCCAAGTGTTACAAGATTAAATTGAGTATCAATCTGTGGATATAACAATTGGTGAATCATATATCCCTATGTTTGACTTTGATTAAAACAAATTGAACTGCATTTATAtaactttaaatatttataaaattaaaattgggATTCAACTTGTAAATATAATAATTAGTCAACACAAATATTTTAACTTTACATAAAGATTGAATTGATTTAAGTTATATAACTCTAAGTATTATAAGATTGATTTTAatgtgaaaaaataatatttttttaaaattttgtcttACATTTCTACCAAAAAAAGGATTGCTTGTGTATCTTAAATCTTATAATATGAGAACAATACTTTCAttctactttttgatttttttttcacttaatttGAACAACACCATTTGcccataaaaatttcaaatattaattgaagttttattcaaaatttaaaaaacagcCAAGActctattttaactttttttattcataaagaaatttcattttttccataaataaccTCATTTTAATTGTTCTTTGATGCAAAGCTATTTATTTTCACTCCAAAAATTTTCCCTCTTTCTTAACTTTTCCCTCCTAATCATCACCCACAACCTCCACCTTACCTATCCCTAACACCCCCTCCCCTATTTTCCTTAAGATAATTATTATCTTTCATTACAAACATACATTCTACCTAAtaaattattctaatttttaacAAGTTTAAAATACAAGTTTATTCTAATCATGAATAGTTTATACCCATTATAGAACTATTACTAATTCttgaattttgttatattttttactctttttctaaattataatagtttttttttcatttggttATGTTAAAAAGAGAAAGCTACCGGTATGTGCGGTGTCTGAGGTAGGGCCCcatcacaagggtgtattgtacgcagccttaccttgcactaaaataatttttaatttttttatttggttgagttatataaaatagaatttagaaattttacatacaaataagctttttattaattttattatgttcaaatcataaataattaaattaattaagtgattgtcatatttattttcattaaaaaaaaggaTTAACACGATTATTGtactttaaaatattatatatcattAAAGTTAATAAAATCGTTATCATGAATAAGATATTAAAATTGAGTGATCATCATATTAATAATGCCTAACACATCTTAGGCCTCTAAACTTGACACAAACTTCCACTGTAACACCTAaagtggacgttgttcatttCAAACAACTAAACCAGCCTCCAAATGTGTTATTTTGGTACCTTTTGTCTAGTTGGCACGTCGCGTAAAACCCACGCTTCAGATGGGCGTTGAAGGTCTTTTTTATATAGCATTCTGATTGGTCTACCAATAATAATATTGATTCATATCCACCTACCTTTATGTTCTTCCTTATTTCCGACTCTCTAATTCAGCCCTAGTTTCTCAAATTCTTCAaagatcatttttttcttctcttcttcttcatctatttttcttcaaCAATTCTCTAAAAACAAATTGGTATATTCTAATTaatgtaaaaagaaaaattgaaaactcTAACAAATTGACAAAGAAATGTGAAGGGGAGAGGTATAGAACCAACATGTTCACTTTGATATATTACACTTTggcattcatttttttcatcaagAATGGCGGAGAATATGATGGTAGAGTTGGAAAATAatacaatgaagaagaagattcaaaaataaaaaatcaattaaagaaTAGATTTGAAATGACGTCTGACCTCCATTGAAGGAGTTTTTGAGGAAATGGTGAAAGATTATTTCACATTTGAATAAAGAAGGGATTGAAGATGAAGAGAACACCCTGATGCCCGAATCCAGCTCTAGGATTAACAATGGTGTTTTCTATGATGAGTGGATTAAGACTCTTAGAAGTGTTAGTGAACGTCGTAGGCAATTTAGTTGTTGGATGGGTTTAAGTTTAGATGGAATATTTGGAGAAGATCCGGTAGATATATGTGGAAGCTTTAATTTATCAATTGGTGAGATTGAAAGAATTACGAAAAGTAGTATAACCGTATTACGGACCTTTATTTTTAAGGATGAATTTTTATCTTACCAGCCTAGTTTGCATAAGGAAGCATTAGATTCAACAGTTGGGTTCAAATAAGAATTTTTTGTGTAGAAGTGACAATGCCGAAAGCCAAAAGAGGTGGGGTGGGGTAGGGTTGTTTTGCGGGAAAAAAAAGTGTGTTGGAGAAGAAGATTGGAGGTGGGGGCAAGGGAGGGTGGAGATGgtgtctaaaattattttttttcaattctatttaaatcaaagttcttaaaaaatttaaaatgtcgcatgtaattattttatttgttgccTGCTAAGTCACTAAAAAGTGCATTACACTCTCTTTGTTTGTTTTGTTCATTACAAAAAAGATATCGAAATGACATAGTTGGAGCTTAGTTTAGGTATTTAAAATGAACAACATCCAATTTAGGTGTTGTATACACATATAATTTATTGGATCATACtcatataaaatttgattttgatccatattttcttgggtcaaaaattattttgggctgTAAAAATAATAAGTCCATTTTATTATTCATTAAGATCCATCTCACCTTGAAACCCAAACTCACGCCTCGTGTCAAGTgatgtggcatcccagtcaaTTTAAAGACCCGTTAAAAGAATGTGGAAAGTCAAGTCAAGTTCAACAGCTAGTGAAATATCACCAAGTATCCCAAATGATATGTTtgtggccaatcacaagcaaccttatcacacaacatttgtgataagatTAATAACTAAATGGAACAATCAAAAATAGGCAGAAGAGGTTATTTACACTTGGACTGTCTaacccctacaactataaataggaggatCACATAATTTAGAGGGATTATTCTACAAGTATTGGAGAAAGAATCTACATTAACTACACAATTCTTTAAAGAAGTTGTCAACAGAGTCCTGCCTAGAGATCAACTTGATAAAATGAATAGTTGTTTGATATTCCAAGAGATCCAAACAAATTTCTAGGAGGTTCAAATCATCCTATATTTGAAAAACACACTACGAAAGACCCTCAAATCAGGAAAAATCTTAggagagaaaaatcaagagaacaacagaactgtactcacaagattcatttaaataaatttattattttttttatttagtttttcttgcagttaattttcaacaCTTCAAAAATTTATTGCGAATAAATTTTGGCACGCCTAGTGGGaccattttttctctttctctttctctttctcctgTAAATCAAATTCAATTATTGCTATTGACGTCTAAAAGACTAATGGTGTCTCATATAAGAACTCTCCTACTTCTACATCTGATGAGCTCAGCTATATTGGCCCCCTTACTCGGCGCAAATTTAAGACTAGTAGTTGGGATGGATCTGAATACTTCACTtcttttgagaaagaaaaaaaagtaaatatcaTATAATTGTTGAAACTGAAACCCTTGGGGGAAATTTGACATCCTTTCTATGTGATGAACTCTCTCAGATTGGCATCAATTTCAATAAATCTGAAGATTTGATGGAATCTTTAATTTTAACAAAGGTCAACACCTTGATGGCTGGCACAACTAATATGGATAAGAAGTTTCCTAAGATAGAACAAGCCATTGAAGATTTAAGGAAATCTATTAAGgataaagatcttcaaatcactcaaattatgaaaaagttGGAGTCCTTTATCCCTAGATAATCGAGCCACGATCATGCTTGTCCACTTGATGTTACtctgtaaaataaaatattgatcaGTAACCTTTCAAATCCAAATTGCAAAAAAGAAATAGTCTACTTCGTTTGAAGCTTTGTCTGTTCAACAATTACAAGACATGATAACTAACTCTATCAGGGCTCAATATGGTGGAGCAGCATAAAATTCATTGTATTACTCCAAATCTTACACAAGGAGAATTGATTGTCTACCCATGCCAACGAACTATCAACCACTAAAGTTGCAGCAATTTAATGGCAAGGGAAGCCCGAGGCAAAACATTGCCCACTTTGTCAAAACTTATAGCGACATTGGAACACGTGGCAACCTTATGGTAAAATCATCTGTCTGTTCATTAAAAGAGAAAACATTCGACTAGTATATCGACCTGGAGTATAAGTCAATTGATAGTTGGGAGTAGCTCGAGAAGAAATTTCTCAATTGATTTTATAGAACTCAATGAACTGTGAGCATGATTAAGTTGACTGGCACTATGAAAAGAAAGGATAAGACTGTTGTGAATTACATCATTTGATGGAGATCGTTGATTTTGGACTAAAAGACTACCCTTTTGAAATATCTATAGTAGAAATGTGTATTCAAGAAATGAATTGGGGACTTCTATATATACTACAAGGAATCAAACCgtaaaaatttgaaaaacttgCTATACGAGAACATGACATAGAGTTAAGCATCATAAGTCATGGAAAGACATCTCTTTTTTCTTATCTTACGAAAGAAAAGAAGGAATTAAGAAAGGTACGACCTCAAAGATCCAGACTAAAGAATCTATGATGGTGAAAGCAACTTTTTTGAAGGTCACCACgaagtaaaaaataaaagaagaggaaACCCCTCAGAAATAGAAGGAGGAGGAAAAGCATCGCCCAACTTTTAAAGAGTTAGAAGAAAAGGCTTACCCATTTCCATATTCAGACATACCTACGATCTTTGATAAATTGTTAGCAAGGAAAATCTTTGATCTTCCTAAATCAAAGAGGCCAGAGGAAATTAATAGGTTTAACGATCCCAAGTACTGCAAGTTTCATCACGTCATTGGAC
Proteins encoded in this window:
- the LOC107868846 gene encoding uncharacterized protein LOC107868846; this encodes MAAKTTAFKSLHMALEEIGEDRKWYRLAKARDRRACDLNQVKCIKGEDGAVLVKDVLTWERNIKVEKVKEVICRMRQGRATRPNEIPVNFWKSISENNKEDIESCTKYKGIKLLSHTMKVWERVVELRMRNTMTISKNQFGFMLGHSTTKAIHLVRRLVKQFWERKKDLSMVFINLEKVYVRVPRKILWRCLKASRVPVAYTRSIQDMYNSEKTM